In one window of Frigoriglobus tundricola DNA:
- a CDS encoding J domain-containing protein yields the protein MDAPALPDDPREWPTDPFGLLGVPRSVGETELKRAYTRLIRKYKPEHAPEEFRRIREAYEAAVEMSRWYRDAPPVSDPTLTPPFEPPGPFNTGNSHAPSEPSPNDRPAEVPHETQIDPPVRRSRIDPVEDAWAAAVAGDWATAYTALVALADADPGRADLTLRLYWLLALRPTLDADRSRHDWLAAALTRARLAGPAVELYARELAADPRALATPYLRLLERADVPADRVLAVARLRLEAAEQRWAAVEVDLAVLARRADELDEAAWLRYLTDVSARAAFAQTPAAVAQTPVAARCAALLAGLKHLERATVGRSIASTSNRPPRGCGGRRQWWPTRSAGPSPSRGRVATGASRGPRPAPGPRPIRSRPCGSAIRRHAKGWPSWPRSPGWWTRGAAPSRPLPITRPN from the coding sequence ATGGACGCACCCGCACTTCCGGACGACCCGCGCGAGTGGCCGACCGACCCGTTCGGCCTTCTGGGCGTGCCGCGATCGGTCGGCGAGACCGAACTGAAGCGCGCCTACACCCGCCTCATCCGCAAATACAAACCGGAACACGCACCGGAAGAGTTCCGCCGCATCCGCGAGGCGTATGAAGCGGCCGTTGAGATGAGCCGCTGGTACCGCGACGCGCCGCCGGTCAGCGATCCGACGCTCACCCCCCCGTTCGAGCCGCCGGGGCCGTTCAACACGGGCAATTCTCACGCGCCGTCCGAACCATCGCCGAACGATCGACCCGCCGAGGTGCCGCACGAGACGCAAATCGATCCACCGGTGCGCCGGTCCCGGATCGATCCGGTGGAGGACGCCTGGGCGGCCGCGGTCGCCGGCGACTGGGCCACCGCGTACACCGCGCTCGTCGCCCTGGCCGACGCGGACCCCGGTCGCGCGGACCTGACCCTGCGGCTGTACTGGCTGCTCGCGCTCCGCCCGACGCTCGACGCCGACCGCAGCCGGCACGACTGGCTGGCCGCCGCGCTCACGCGGGCGCGGCTCGCCGGCCCGGCCGTCGAGTTGTACGCCCGCGAACTCGCCGCCGACCCGCGCGCCCTGGCGACACCTTACCTGCGCCTGCTCGAACGCGCCGACGTGCCCGCCGATCGCGTACTCGCCGTCGCCCGCCTGCGGCTCGAGGCCGCCGAACAGCGGTGGGCCGCGGTGGAGGTGGACCTGGCCGTCCTCGCCCGCCGCGCGGACGAACTGGACGAGGCGGCCTGGTTGCGGTACCTCACCGACGTTTCTGCCCGCGCGGCCTTCGCGCAAACGCCGGCCGCCGTCGCGCAAACGCCGGTCGCAGCGCGGTGCGCGGCCCTTCTCGCCGGTTTGAAGCACCTGGAGCGCGCCACAGTTGGGCGTTCGATCGCCTCGACGAGCAACAGGCCGCCGCGCGGGTGTGGCGGGCGGCGACAATGGTGGCCGACCCGGTCCGCCGGGCCGTCTCCGTCGCGTGGGCGGGTGGCGACTGGCGCGAGCCGCGGGCCGCGGCCGGCACCTGGGCCGCGGCCGATCCGGTCGCGGCCCTGCGGAAGTGCGATCAGGCGACACGCGAAGGGGTGGCCGTCCTGGCCGCGTTCGCCCGGATGGTGGACGCGCGGCGCGGCGCCGAGCCGGCCGCTCCCGATTACCCGCCCGAACTGA
- a CDS encoding Uma2 family endonuclease, which produces MSTIALPVGPRRTPPHRWTVPEFHRLCALGMFSGRRPVLLDGVILEQGPMHSPHGNGVERTDTHVRLAFGAGWRFRIQLPLVLSLHTDPMPDIAVGPGALVGNADHPTTAALVVEVSDTTFDTDTTEKAELYATAGIADYWVLDVVNRQLHVFRDPHPLPLPTDLSATAYRTHHTLGPSDAVSPLAAPHATVRVADLLP; this is translated from the coding sequence ATGTCCACAATCGCGCTGCCCGTCGGCCCACGGCGCACGCCCCCGCACCGCTGGACCGTGCCCGAATTCCACCGCCTCTGCGCGCTGGGAATGTTTTCGGGCCGGCGGCCGGTTCTCCTGGATGGCGTCATTCTGGAGCAGGGGCCGATGCACTCGCCCCACGGCAACGGAGTGGAGCGCACCGACACACACGTTCGACTCGCGTTCGGCGCGGGCTGGCGGTTCCGTATCCAGCTCCCGCTGGTGCTGAGCCTGCACACGGACCCGATGCCCGATATCGCCGTCGGCCCGGGAGCCCTCGTCGGCAACGCGGATCACCCGACCACGGCCGCGCTCGTCGTCGAAGTGTCGGACACCACGTTCGACACAGACACGACCGAAAAGGCCGAACTGTACGCGACTGCGGGCATCGCGGACTACTGGGTACTTGATGTGGTGAACCGTCAGCTTCACGTCTTCCGCGATCCGCACCCGCTGCCGCTGCCGACGGACCTGAGTGCGACCGCGTACCGCACGCACCACACCCTCGGCCCGAGCGATGCCGTTTCGCCCCTCGCCGCCCCGCACGCGACCGTTCGCGTCGCCGACCTGCTCCCGTAA